One Methanocella sp. genomic region harbors:
- a CDS encoding protein-L-isoaspartate(D-aspartate) O-methyltransferase, translating into MIRLLRFQGISERVLDAMARVPRHLFVPENVLENAYEDVPLPIGEGQTISAPNMVAVMCDLLDVRNGDKVLEVGTGLGYHAAILSILAGSGMVYTVERKPELAYKAREIYKKLGLINIDVIIGDGSEGFPEHAPYDRISVAAAAPDIPGPLIDELKDGGRMVIPVGHYYQDLYLVEKAGGQVKTYNKGGVAFVPLVGKYGFQ; encoded by the coding sequence CTGATAAGGCTTTTACGATTTCAGGGAATTAGCGAACGGGTACTTGACGCCATGGCGCGAGTGCCCCGGCATCTTTTTGTTCCAGAAAACGTCCTGGAAAATGCTTACGAGGACGTGCCCCTGCCTATCGGCGAGGGCCAGACTATTTCTGCGCCCAATATGGTCGCGGTCATGTGCGATCTCCTCGACGTCAGGAACGGGGATAAAGTTTTAGAGGTCGGCACCGGACTGGGATACCACGCGGCCATCCTGTCCATCCTTGCCGGCAGCGGCATGGTCTATACGGTCGAGAGAAAGCCTGAGCTGGCTTATAAAGCACGGGAAATATACAAAAAGCTGGGCTTGATCAATATCGATGTGATCATCGGGGATGGCAGCGAAGGCTTCCCTGAGCACGCGCCCTATGACCGCATCAGCGTCGCCGCGGCGGCACCGGATATCCCCGGCCCGCTTATCGACGAACTAAAGGACGGCGGCCGCATGGTCATCCCGGTCGGGCATTACTATCAGGACCTCTATCTCGTGGAGAAGGCCGGCGGCCAGGTGAAAACCTATAATAAGGGCGGCGTCGCCTTCGTGCCGCTCGTGGGAAAATACGGTTTTCAATAA
- a CDS encoding DUF371 domain-containing protein: MLKEVVHARGHTNVTGTHRSTFEVTRDAEISASADCIIAVGADKGAASLSEPFKRSAARDDAFITCVIEAGGVKDRVTGWGSNAMTFTVENSMVFRVSDYVCGRTVLIHADKPAARLDRKLIKALAEGNQAIIELCVEQREKPKPSFDLLFMERQAW; encoded by the coding sequence ATGCTTAAAGAAGTTGTCCATGCCCGGGGCCACACGAACGTCACGGGCACGCACCGGAGCACATTCGAGGTGACGCGGGACGCGGAGATATCGGCGTCGGCCGATTGCATCATTGCCGTGGGCGCCGATAAAGGGGCGGCTTCTTTGAGCGAGCCATTTAAAAGGTCCGCGGCCCGGGACGACGCTTTTATCACCTGCGTGATCGAGGCGGGAGGCGTCAAAGATCGTGTCACCGGATGGGGGTCGAATGCAATGACATTCACGGTCGAGAACAGCATGGTCTTCCGCGTCAGCGATTACGTTTGCGGCAGGACCGTCCTGATACACGCGGATAAGCCCGCGGCCAGGCTCGACCGGAAGCTGATAAAGGCGCTGGCCGAAGGAAATCAAGCCATCATCGAGCTATGTGTAGAGCAGAGAGAAAAGCCTAAGCCTTCATTCGATCTATTATTCATGGAGCGACAGGCATGGTAG
- a CDS encoding peptidase, producing the protein MRFDLFYTADAAEFKHIVARTLVEVYGVSTADRGVLDLYEGAYDIRHGQFDAQVLLDYLIRNMSSEHAIWVVGGDIYYDHLTFVMGLAMYHLAGVVSTFRLESAEMVAKECAHEAGHVLGLDHCKDDCVMRFSSSIEDALQKPATLCARCRAIFNRKVIEPRPLL; encoded by the coding sequence ATGCGATTCGATCTCTTTTATACGGCAGATGCCGCCGAGTTCAAGCACATCGTGGCGAGAACGCTCGTCGAGGTCTACGGTGTCTCCACGGCTGACCGGGGCGTACTTGACCTCTACGAGGGCGCCTATGACATCAGGCACGGCCAGTTCGACGCGCAGGTGCTGCTCGACTACCTGATACGGAACATGTCGTCGGAGCACGCCATCTGGGTCGTGGGCGGCGACATCTATTACGACCACCTGACATTCGTCATGGGCCTGGCCATGTATCACCTGGCGGGCGTCGTGTCCACGTTCCGCCTGGAATCGGCGGAGATGGTGGCCAAGGAGTGCGCCCACGAGGCGGGCCACGTGCTCGGGCTTGACCACTGTAAGGACGACTGCGTCATGCGCTTTTCCAGCTCCATCGAGGACGCCCTGCAGAAGCCGGCTACCCTGTGCGCCAGGTGCCGCGCGATCTTTAACCGCAAGGTAATTGAGCCCCGGCCCCTATTGTAG
- a CDS encoding HVO_0476 family zinc finger protein, with protein sequence MDKIDVVEAACPQCSPEEEVMHTVVKSHLLKCEQCGFIHRLPHEKKKAIKIKVIVSRGGASSAQQLEVDADEELYAGDEFVIDVGEDVSGVRIQSLELLTGGRSERAKAKDVRTIWARAIDEVVVKIAVQRLGETQSLDYKVNGDYEFAIGDIMKLKGYEVRISSIKVRDGGIFKRTGKAIKAKDVRRIYSKIISQERRAVGEGLRASRKRSGENARKA encoded by the coding sequence GTGGATAAGATAGATGTAGTCGAGGCCGCGTGCCCCCAGTGCAGCCCCGAAGAAGAAGTCATGCATACGGTCGTTAAAAGTCACTTATTAAAGTGCGAGCAATGCGGATTCATTCACCGCCTGCCCCACGAGAAAAAGAAAGCGATCAAGATCAAGGTCATCGTGAGCCGCGGCGGCGCGTCGTCGGCGCAGCAGCTCGAGGTCGACGCGGACGAGGAATTGTACGCGGGCGACGAGTTCGTGATCGACGTCGGGGAGGACGTGAGCGGCGTCCGCATCCAGTCGCTGGAGCTGCTCACCGGCGGAAGGTCCGAGCGCGCGAAGGCAAAGGACGTACGCACCATCTGGGCCCGGGCCATCGATGAGGTGGTCGTGAAGATCGCCGTCCAGCGCCTGGGCGAGACGCAGTCGCTCGACTACAAGGTCAACGGCGACTACGAGTTCGCCATCGGCGACATTATGAAATTAAAGGGGTATGAGGTCCGCATCAGCTCCATCAAGGTCAGGGACGGCGGCATTTTCAAGCGAACGGGCAAGGCGATCAAGGCCAAAGATGTCCGGCGCATCTACTCGAAGATCATCTCGCAGGAGCGGCGTGCCGTGGGCGAGGGGCTGAGAGCATCCAGGAAGAGAAGTGGCGAAAACGCCAGGAAAGCCTGA
- a CDS encoding GIY-YIG nuclease family protein: protein MEDIDKGTYTLVMFLKEPMRLKIGALGELYFNEGYYAYTGSALGSGGFVRVKRHRAVASGKNRTKQWHIDYLLPHVEVVDVVTSPRPECSVAGSIDQFLARVPGFGCSDCRCPTHLHYAEDLEKMKKVVQEAHHVT from the coding sequence GTGGAAGATATCGATAAGGGCACGTACACTCTGGTCATGTTCCTTAAAGAGCCGATGCGCCTGAAGATCGGGGCGCTCGGCGAGCTGTATTTTAACGAGGGCTACTATGCCTACACGGGCTCGGCGCTCGGCAGCGGCGGCTTTGTCCGGGTAAAGCGACACAGGGCGGTGGCCTCGGGGAAGAACCGGACGAAGCAGTGGCACATCGACTACCTGCTGCCGCACGTCGAGGTCGTCGACGTCGTGACCTCCCCCCGGCCTGAGTGCAGCGTCGCCGGCTCCATCGACCAGTTCCTGGCCCGGGTGCCGGGCTTTGGCTGCAGCGACTGCCGCTGCCCCACGCATTTGCACTACGCCGAGGACCTGGAGAAGATGAAAAAGGTCGTGCAAGAGGCGCATCACGTAACATAA